In one window of Primulina tabacum isolate GXHZ01 chromosome 8, ASM2559414v2, whole genome shotgun sequence DNA:
- the LOC142553044 gene encoding protein REVEILLE 3-like isoform X2: MVSVYPNPSPSHDFSYFYGCYMGGDPMRTGINAHLLESSSCWNTDTGGAEDPNKKTRKPYTITKLRESWSEQEHDKFLEALQLFDRDWKKIEAFVGSKTVIQIRSHAQKYFQKVLKNGKSEHVPPPRPKRKANHPYPHKAPKNGVVQSSDAVLDSAHGVQPDSSSVRSNPVGSIHFSPWMETEHLSRAGGTMAQKCSSSNQAMHHGLKKLCKGSGVMPDFTQVYGFIGSLFDNSASDHLQRLKNMDPINLQAVLTLMKNLSINLASPEFEDHRRLLSSYQVSTGTHYMRSTIEFE, encoded by the exons ATGGTGTCAGTGTATCCTAATCCCTCCCCGTCTCATGATTTTTCCTACTTCTACGGTTGTTATATGGGCGGGGATCCGATGAGAACTGGGATCAATGCTCATTTGCTTGAATCTTCGTCCTGTTGGAATACGGATACGGGTGGTGCGGAGGACCCGAATAAGAAGACCCGGAAGCCATACACGATTACTAAATTAAGAGAGAGCTGGAGTGAGCAGGAGCATGACAAATTTCTCGAAGCCCTTCAATT ATTTGATCGTGACTGGAAGAAGATTGAGGCATTTGTCGGGTCAAAGACTGTTATCCAG ATTCGTAGCCACGCCcagaaatattttcagaaggTGCTGAAGAATGGAAAAAGTGAACATGTACCTCCTCCACGTCCGAAGAGAAAAGCAAATCATCCTTACCCACACAAAGCTCCAAAAAATG GAGTGGTGCAATCATCAGATGCCGTTCTCGATTCTGCGCATGGCGTACAGCCCGATTCATCATCAGTACGTTCAAATCCAGTTGGCAGTATACATTTCTCTCCTTGGATGGAAACAGAGCATTTGTCAAGAG CTGGTGGTACCATGGCTCAAAAATGTAGCAGCTCTAACCAAGCGATGCATCACGGATTGAAAAAACTATGCAAAGGATCTGGAG TTATGCCAGACTTTACTCAAGTTTATGGCTTCATAGGCAGTCTTTTTGACAATAGTGCCAGCGATCACTTGCAGAGGCTCAAAAACATGGATCCCATAAATCTCCAGGCG GTACTCACGTTGATGAAGAATCTCTCAATAAATTTGGCGAGCCCTGAATTTGAGGATCAT AGGAGGCTGCTATCATCCTACCAAGTAAGCACTGGAACTCATTACATGAGAAGCACGATAGAATTTGAGTAA
- the LOC142553045 gene encoding uncharacterized protein LOC142553045 isoform X2: MSVENEDQSCSHNASGNFKVDLKGPKLSYTRKFIVSLSNLDICRKLPSGFDESLLSEFQGTSECIPDRPRIPGSLPLQSFRQNQYGSSPPAQGDSGDYSRGIHGKWEIRSSGRSDRDNDSHSDRDSESGRRFGNQARGSWQTREPDGLLGSGSFPRPFGNASGMSAPKTRTNEHYQLSKSNEPYHPPRPYKAAPHSRRDTDSYNDETFGSMECTSEDRAEEERKRRASFEMMRKEQRKVLQEKQKSNLENQKDDISDLCEDSDDSKEERGHFVTKNELEASAVIPITSDDVEKSSFASLSPTSRPLVPPGFQNNVLDKNSGVKSLVHLPLSEVRKPVTGVGLTDPEANLVKNNSKDGLEQQLSQEINLVDGQPAEKDHISHGSSHSNFLGTLDDFGIVELDAKISEDVVGESNQNYSTSVLENFFGSTLSMNSCGSTSSEHHDSKHDDTWHPDSVRSSKFAQWFFDEEVKSVDTSSGRPNDILSLIISGDKGRCQVSDSEAAERFPPDFSSKTSEQSDPFKLDIMTSDNAVANQLRVNNDEESIPAVLTCEDLEQSILSEFSAKSTVGLLASKGSSSSCANTEQQNVHVDGHASVHLLSLLQKGTERIVNSGVDIDLGDKIAGSQEYNVETTVNRPKWDENNSNVPSSVNTLTLETLFGTAFMNELQSVEAPVSVQRGSIGSAQVDASDPPGLPFPVSDDGLSSPRRNEFGLQRPSHDYGILASNHKQQINMSKAENWKGFANPLADITSSKHHSEAAPMHIGFQEGAETQLPELSSISSSDPRDHWMSRFMSIGSSSNNVNSSLDGHADIMDKLAAISSLKDQQLMGGLEKRHFVRDPYEQMEPHNAYRSVQMQQSLPQFQTPQMSQVRPLYHQLESHPAHMNPQMRLRGPETMFNNDSLASHQIQSNMGRPFPHQNVRVAGFEIPSHHSALHQQMQISRNHPPHILPDFSRGGNQAAYFLPELNKMQNYPFGHHTPKMGSRGVPFTGNPSEALLRLIEMERRANSKQSHPFATSHNSGNHGYEPNLDFQYR; encoded by the exons ATGAGCGTAGAAAATGAAGATCAAAGCTGCTCGCACAATGCCTCTGGAAATTTCAAAGTAGATTTAAA GGGTCCTAAACTATCATACACGAGGAAGTTTATTGTGTCTTTGAGTAATTTGGATATCTGCAGAAAGCTGCCAAGTGGATTTGATGAATCATTGCTGAG TGAGTTTCAGGGCACCTCAGAATGCATACCAGATCGACCAAGAATTCCTGGGAGCTTGCCCTTGCAGAGTTTCAGACAGAACCAGTATGGCTCATCCCCACCCGCTCAAGGGGATTCTGGTGACTACTCTAGAGGCATTCATGGGAAATGGGAAATCCGTTCCTCAGGAAGGAGTGATCGAGACAATGATTCCCATTCTGACAGGGATTCAG AATCTGGAAGGCGTTTCGGAAATCAAGCTCGAGGGTCTTGGCAAACTCGTGAACCTGATGGGCTCCTTGGTAGTGGTTCATTTCCGAGACCATTTGGAAATGCGTCTGGGATGTCGGCCCCAAAAACAAGAACGAATGAGCACTATCAACTTAGTAAGAGCAATGAGCCATATCATCCACCACGACCATACAAG GCTGCTCCTCATTCAAGAAGAGACACAGACTCCTACAACGACGAAACTTTTGGTTCAATGGAGTGTACTAGTGAGGATAGAGCAGAGGAGGAGAGGAAAAGAAGAG CCTCTTTTGAGATGATGAGGAAAGAACAGCGAAAGGTTCTTCAGGAGAAGCAAAAATCGAATCTGGAGAATCAGAAAGATGATATCTCAGACCTTTGTGAAGATTCGGATGATAGCAAAGAGGAAAGAGGACATTTTGTGACCAAAAATGAATTGGAGGCCTCTGCTGTAATTCCGATCACTAGTGATGATGTTGAGAAATCTTCTTTTGCCTCTCTCTCTCCTACATCTAGACCACTTGTGCCACCTGGTTTTCAAAACAATGTTCTTGATAAGAATTCTGGTGTGAAATCCTTGGTTCATCTTCCTTTGTCAGAG GTCAGGAAACCTGTAACTGGGGTAGGCCTCACAGATCCTGAAGCCAACCTTGTCAAAAATAATTCGAAAGATGGTTTAGAGCAACAGCTGTCGCAGGAGATTAATTTAGTTGATGGACAGCCTGCAGAGAAAGATCATATATCCCACGGATCTAGTCATTCCAATTTTCTTGGAACCCTGGATGACTTTGGGATAGTCGAACTTGATGCCAAAATATCAGAGGATGTTGTTGGTGAATCCAATCAAAATTATTCTACTTCAGTGTTGGAGAACTTTTTTGGCAGCACATTATCTATGAATTCCTGTGGTTCTACTTCATCTGAG CATCATGATAGTAAACATGATGATACATGGCACCCCGACTCTGTCCGGTCTTCGAAGTTTGCCCAATGGTTTTTCGATGAAG AAGTTAAGTCTGTTGACACGTCATCTGGGAGGCCAAATGATATATTATCACTAATAATCAGTGGTGATAAAGGTAGATGTCAGGTTTCTGACTCAGAAGCAGCTGAGCGCTTTCCACCTGATTTCTCTTCTAAAACATCTGAACAATCAGATCCGTTTAAATTAGACATCATGACTTCTGATAATGCGGTCGCTAACCAGCTAAGAGTTAATAACGATGAGGAGTCTATTCCGGCCGTGCTTACCTGTGAAGACCTTGAACAATCAATTTTATCGGAGTTCAGTGCAAAAAGTACAGTTGGGCTCTTAGCATCAAAAGGTTCGAGTTCAAGTTGTGCAAATACTGAACAACAAAATGTGCATGTCGATGGCCATGCATCTGTACACCTGCTTTCTCTTTTGCAAAAGGGAACCGAACGGATTGTGAACTCTGGTGTTGATATCGATTTAGGAGATAAAATAGCAGGTTCTCAAGAATATAATGTGGAGACGACAGTCAATAGACCTAAATGGGATGAGAACAATAGTAATGTCCCCAGTTCGGTTAATACCCTGACACTTGAAACACTCTTTGGAACTGCTTTTATGAATGAGCTACAATCAGTTGAAGCACCTGTTTCTGTCCAAAGAGGCTCAATCGGGTCTGCTCAAGTTGATGCTTCAGACCCTCCTGGATTGCCCTTTCCAGTCTCAGATGATGGTCTTTCTTCCCCTAGACGCAATGAATTTGGCTTGCAAAGACCAAGTCATGACTATGGTATTTTGGCTTCAAATCACAAACAGCAGATAAATATGAGTAAGGCTGAGAACTGGAAGGGCTTTGCTAATCCATTAGCTGATATAACTTCATCAAAGCATCATTCAGAAGCAGCTCCAATGCACATTGGGTTTCAAGAGGGTGCTGAAACTCAGCTGCCTGAATTGAGCTCCATTTCTTCAAGCGATCCTCGTGACCACTGGATGTCAAGATTTATGTCCATTGGTAGTTCGAGTAATAATGTGAACTCTTCTTTAGATGGACATGCTGATATAATGGACAAACTGGCAGCTATCAGTTCTCTTAAAGATCAGCAACTCATGGGAGGCTTGGAAAAACGACACTTCGTACGCGATCCTTATGAACAAATGGAGCCTCACAATGCCTATCGCAGCGTTCAGATGCAGCAATCTTTACCGCAGTTTCAGACGCCACAAATGTCACAAGTGAGGCCGTTATATCATCAGTTGGAGTCACATCCTGCTCATATGAATCCTCAGATGAGGTTACGGGGTCCTGAAACCATGTTTAACAATGATTCTCTAGCCAGTCATCAAATTCAGTCAAATATGGGCCGACCTTTTCCTCACCAGAATGTTAGGGTCGCAGGATTTGAGATTCCATCACATCATTCAGCTTTGCATCAGCAGATGCAAATATCGCGAAACCATCCTCCTCACATCTTACCTGACTTCTCAAGGGGTGGCAATCAAGCAGCTTACTTTTTGCCGGAACTGAATAAGATGCAAAATTACCCTTTCGGGCATCATACACCAAAAATGGGCAGCCGTGGGGTGCCTTTTACAG GCAATCCTTCTGAGGCTCTTCTGAGGTTAATAGAAATGGAGCGTCGTGCGAACTCAAAGCAGTCCCACCCTTTTGCCACTAGCCATAACAGTGGAAATCATGGGTATGAACCAAACTTGGATTTCCAATATAGATAG
- the LOC142553044 gene encoding protein REVEILLE 6-like isoform X3: MVSVYPNPSPSHDFSYFYGCYMGGDPMRTGINAHLLESSSCWNTDTGGAEDPNKKTRKPYTITKLRESWSEQEHDKFLEALQLFDRDWKKIEAFVGSKTVIQIRSHAQKYFQKVLKNGKSEHVPPPRPKRKANHPYPHKAPKNATGVVQSSDAVLDSAHGVQPDSSSVRSNPVGSIHFSPWMETEHLSRVMPDFTQVYGFIGSLFDNSASDHLQRLKNMDPINLQAVLTLMKNLSINLASPEFEDHRRLLSSYQVSTGTHYMRSTIEFE, encoded by the exons ATGGTGTCAGTGTATCCTAATCCCTCCCCGTCTCATGATTTTTCCTACTTCTACGGTTGTTATATGGGCGGGGATCCGATGAGAACTGGGATCAATGCTCATTTGCTTGAATCTTCGTCCTGTTGGAATACGGATACGGGTGGTGCGGAGGACCCGAATAAGAAGACCCGGAAGCCATACACGATTACTAAATTAAGAGAGAGCTGGAGTGAGCAGGAGCATGACAAATTTCTCGAAGCCCTTCAATT ATTTGATCGTGACTGGAAGAAGATTGAGGCATTTGTCGGGTCAAAGACTGTTATCCAG ATTCGTAGCCACGCCcagaaatattttcagaaggTGCTGAAGAATGGAAAAAGTGAACATGTACCTCCTCCACGTCCGAAGAGAAAAGCAAATCATCCTTACCCACACAAAGCTCCAAAAAATG CTACAGGAGTGGTGCAATCATCAGATGCCGTTCTCGATTCTGCGCATGGCGTACAGCCCGATTCATCATCAGTACGTTCAAATCCAGTTGGCAGTATACATTTCTCTCCTTGGATGGAAACAGAGCATTTGTCAAGAG TTATGCCAGACTTTACTCAAGTTTATGGCTTCATAGGCAGTCTTTTTGACAATAGTGCCAGCGATCACTTGCAGAGGCTCAAAAACATGGATCCCATAAATCTCCAGGCG GTACTCACGTTGATGAAGAATCTCTCAATAAATTTGGCGAGCCCTGAATTTGAGGATCAT AGGAGGCTGCTATCATCCTACCAAGTAAGCACTGGAACTCATTACATGAGAAGCACGATAGAATTTGAGTAA
- the LOC142553044 gene encoding protein REVEILLE 3-like isoform X1 has protein sequence MVSVYPNPSPSHDFSYFYGCYMGGDPMRTGINAHLLESSSCWNTDTGGAEDPNKKTRKPYTITKLRESWSEQEHDKFLEALQLFDRDWKKIEAFVGSKTVIQIRSHAQKYFQKVLKNGKSEHVPPPRPKRKANHPYPHKAPKNATGVVQSSDAVLDSAHGVQPDSSSVRSNPVGSIHFSPWMETEHLSRAGGTMAQKCSSSNQAMHHGLKKLCKGSGVMPDFTQVYGFIGSLFDNSASDHLQRLKNMDPINLQAVLTLMKNLSINLASPEFEDHRRLLSSYQVSTGTHYMRSTIEFE, from the exons ATGGTGTCAGTGTATCCTAATCCCTCCCCGTCTCATGATTTTTCCTACTTCTACGGTTGTTATATGGGCGGGGATCCGATGAGAACTGGGATCAATGCTCATTTGCTTGAATCTTCGTCCTGTTGGAATACGGATACGGGTGGTGCGGAGGACCCGAATAAGAAGACCCGGAAGCCATACACGATTACTAAATTAAGAGAGAGCTGGAGTGAGCAGGAGCATGACAAATTTCTCGAAGCCCTTCAATT ATTTGATCGTGACTGGAAGAAGATTGAGGCATTTGTCGGGTCAAAGACTGTTATCCAG ATTCGTAGCCACGCCcagaaatattttcagaaggTGCTGAAGAATGGAAAAAGTGAACATGTACCTCCTCCACGTCCGAAGAGAAAAGCAAATCATCCTTACCCACACAAAGCTCCAAAAAATG CTACAGGAGTGGTGCAATCATCAGATGCCGTTCTCGATTCTGCGCATGGCGTACAGCCCGATTCATCATCAGTACGTTCAAATCCAGTTGGCAGTATACATTTCTCTCCTTGGATGGAAACAGAGCATTTGTCAAGAG CTGGTGGTACCATGGCTCAAAAATGTAGCAGCTCTAACCAAGCGATGCATCACGGATTGAAAAAACTATGCAAAGGATCTGGAG TTATGCCAGACTTTACTCAAGTTTATGGCTTCATAGGCAGTCTTTTTGACAATAGTGCCAGCGATCACTTGCAGAGGCTCAAAAACATGGATCCCATAAATCTCCAGGCG GTACTCACGTTGATGAAGAATCTCTCAATAAATTTGGCGAGCCCTGAATTTGAGGATCAT AGGAGGCTGCTATCATCCTACCAAGTAAGCACTGGAACTCATTACATGAGAAGCACGATAGAATTTGAGTAA
- the LOC142554426 gene encoding uncharacterized protein LOC142554426, whose translation MAGHGDDGDFSTFAKTICSICYEDLKPIAEDLQSISVCGHVFHELCLQQWFEYCPKGKKRNCPVCKQTCTNANVWRLYFQSIGDTNDSSLSQKPHDFKENPKELRNKVTRLEGKALALESTLEQQQKEIKEVKNQLFACEEQLKVAVTQKTEALTQKATIQQLLRVKSEELDKSTLESMRAQERNMALAKELAALKLAADLNLDEEEVTKLASLGNGSGSKETVDVLRKSLIIRNKSYKELMVKCNVLGRGEARCLHKLEKANEKIMKLRLKVQELETLAETKENEALRVLKNQDSKFNTKSPGKKDLENHIDLEHVSEMPIYSFLPREELSKIVRTKGTNYDVTTESDFEQNDQKKSAFINDRNDMMQSSIRPHRFSSKKTTPCLNNDHDAQTNHMPIKDANFDVQNGVEIRRSGDFDGLSCARVVRKIDQCNKPPHEMDEELIYNDKGNPVQTSLRITKEARSSMPFSKGENCLSGGVLGPDGSNWHLGKWGKKVQNKGSTTLQGSNSATGDLIAVGADGRGGRIKVLRTLDRSSAQENNDTFSWAKKCKHGAKTSRLQPQGCLQIEHFFQKSSQ comes from the exons ATGGCTGGACACGGCGACGATGGAGATTTTAGTACGTTTGCAAAAACAATTTGCTCAATCTGCTACGAGGATCTCAAACCCATAGCCGAAGATTTACAATCCATCTCTGTTTGCGGCCACGTCTTTCACGAGCTCTG tCTTCAACAATGGTTTGAGTACTgtccaaaagggaagaaaaGAAATTGTCCTGTATGCAAACAAACATGTACAAATGCAAATGTGTGGCGTCTTTATTTCCAGTCAATAGGCGATACGAACGATTCATCACTTTCTCAAAAGCCGCACGATTTCAAAGAAAATCCCAAGGAATTACGAAACAAAGTCACTAGGTTGGAGGGGAAGGCTCTCGCACTTGAGTCTACCTTGGAACAACAACAAAAAGAAATTAAGGAAGTGAAGAACCAG TTATTTGCATGTGAGGAGCAACTTAAGGTAGCAGTGACTCAGAAAACTGAAGCTCTAACTCAAAAGGCAACCATCCAGCAGTTGCTTCGTGTAAAATCTGAG GAGCTAGATAAATCAACTTTGGAATCTATGAGAGCGCAAGAGAGAAATATGGCCTTGGCCAAGGAGCTTGCGGCGCTTAAACT GGCCGCTGATTTGAACTTGGACGAAGAAGAGGTTACGAAGCTTGCTTCATTAGGCAATGGTTCTGGAAGCAAAGAAACCGTCGATGTTCTGAGAAAGTCACTGATAATCcgtaacaa GAGTTACAAGGAACTGATGGTCAAGTGCAATGTTCTAGGAAGAGGGGAGGCTCGGTGTCTTCATAAACTCGAAAAAGCTAATGAGAAAATAATGAAACTGAGA CTCAAAGTCCAAGAACTGGAGACTCTTGCTGaaacgaaagaaaatgaagctTTGCGAGTGCTAAAGAATCAGGATTCCAAATTCAACACCAAATCTCCAGGAAAGAAGGATTTGGAAAATCACATCGATTTAGAACACGTGAGTGAAATGCCTATTTACTCGTTTCTCCCAAGGGAAGAACTTTCCAAGATTGTAAGAACAAAAGGCACCAATTATGATGTTACAACTGAAAGTGATTTTGAACAAAACGACCAGAAGAAAAGTGCCTTCATCAATGATAGAAATGATATGATGCAGTCTTCTATTAGACCACATAGATTCTCAAGCAAAAAGACGACCCCTTGCTTGAATAATGACCATGATGCCCAGACTAACCATATGCCAATAAAAGATGCAAATTTTGATGTACAAAATGGAGTAGAGATTCGAAGATCTGGTGACTTCGACGGACTGTCTTGTGCTCGAGTTGTGAGAAAGATTGATCAGTGCAATAAGCCACCACATGAAATGGATGAAGAGTTGATATACAATGACAAAGGAAATCCTGTGCAAACCTCACTTCGCATCACTAAAGAGGCTAGATCTTCAATGCCATTTTCTAAAG GAGAGAATTGCCTCTCAGGTGGGGTACTTGGCCCTGATGGAAGCAACTGGCATTTGGGAAAATGGGGCAAGAAGGTTCAAAACAAAGGATCTACAACGTTGCAAGGATCAAATTCAGCAACTGGTGATTTAATTGCTGTTGGAGCTGATGGAAGAGGTGGTAGAATCAAAGTCCTAAGAACTCTTGATCGATCATCG GCACAGGAGAATAATGACACCTTTTCTTGGGCAAAAAAGTGCAAACATGGTGCCAAAACAAGTAGGTTGCAGCCTCAAGGATGTCTGCAGATCGAGCATTTCTTTCAAAAATCAAGCCAATGA
- the LOC142553045 gene encoding uncharacterized protein LOC142553045 isoform X1 translates to MSVENEDQSCSHNASGNFKVDLKGPKLSYTRKFIVSLSNLDICRKLPSGFDESLLSEFQGTSECIPDRPRIPGSLPLQSFRQNQYGSSPPAQGDSGDYSRGIHGKWEIRSSGRSDRDNDSHSDRDSESGRRFGNQARGSWQTREPDGLLGSGSFPRPFGNASGMSAPKTRTNEHYQLSKSNEPYHPPRPYKAAPHSRRDTDSYNDETFGSMECTSEDRAEEERKRRASFEMMRKEQRKVLQEKQKSNLENQKDDISDLCEDSDDSKEERGHFVTKNELEASAVIPITSDDVEKSSFASLSPTSRPLVPPGFQNNVLDKNSGVKSLVHLPLSEVRKPVTGVGLTDPEANLVKNNSKDGLEQQLSQEINLVDGQPAEKDHISHGSSHSNFLGTLDDFGIVELDAKISEDVVGESNQNYSTSVLENFFGSTLSMNSCGSTSSEHHDSKHDDTWHPDSVRSSKFAQWFFDEEVKSVDTSSGRPNDILSLIISGDKGRCQVSDSEAAERFPPDFSSKTSEQSDPFKLDIMTSDNAVANQLRVNNDEESIPAVLTCEDLEQSILSEFSAKSTVGLLASKGSSSSCANTEQQNVHVDGHASVHLLSLLQKGTERIVNSGVDIDLGDKIAGSQEYNVETTVNRPKWDENNSNVPSSVNTLTLETLFGTAFMNELQSVEAPVSVQRGSIGSAQVDASDPPGLPFPVSDDGLSSPRRNEFGLQRPSHDYGILASNHKQQINMSKAENWKGFANPLADITSSKHHSEAAPMHIGFQEGAETQLPELSSISSSDPRDHWMSRFMSIGSSSNNVNSSLDGHADIMDKLAAISSLKDQQLMGGLEKRHFVRDPYEQMEPHNAYRSVQMQQSLPQFQTPQMSQVRPLYHQLESHPAHMNPQMRLRGPETMFNNDSLASHQIQSNMGRPFPHQNVRVAGFEIPSHHSALHQQMQISRNHPPHILPDFSRGGNQAAYFLPELNKMQNYPFGHHTPKMGSRGVPFTDINSGGNPSEALLRLIEMERRANSKQSHPFATSHNSGNHGYEPNLDFQYR, encoded by the exons ATGAGCGTAGAAAATGAAGATCAAAGCTGCTCGCACAATGCCTCTGGAAATTTCAAAGTAGATTTAAA GGGTCCTAAACTATCATACACGAGGAAGTTTATTGTGTCTTTGAGTAATTTGGATATCTGCAGAAAGCTGCCAAGTGGATTTGATGAATCATTGCTGAG TGAGTTTCAGGGCACCTCAGAATGCATACCAGATCGACCAAGAATTCCTGGGAGCTTGCCCTTGCAGAGTTTCAGACAGAACCAGTATGGCTCATCCCCACCCGCTCAAGGGGATTCTGGTGACTACTCTAGAGGCATTCATGGGAAATGGGAAATCCGTTCCTCAGGAAGGAGTGATCGAGACAATGATTCCCATTCTGACAGGGATTCAG AATCTGGAAGGCGTTTCGGAAATCAAGCTCGAGGGTCTTGGCAAACTCGTGAACCTGATGGGCTCCTTGGTAGTGGTTCATTTCCGAGACCATTTGGAAATGCGTCTGGGATGTCGGCCCCAAAAACAAGAACGAATGAGCACTATCAACTTAGTAAGAGCAATGAGCCATATCATCCACCACGACCATACAAG GCTGCTCCTCATTCAAGAAGAGACACAGACTCCTACAACGACGAAACTTTTGGTTCAATGGAGTGTACTAGTGAGGATAGAGCAGAGGAGGAGAGGAAAAGAAGAG CCTCTTTTGAGATGATGAGGAAAGAACAGCGAAAGGTTCTTCAGGAGAAGCAAAAATCGAATCTGGAGAATCAGAAAGATGATATCTCAGACCTTTGTGAAGATTCGGATGATAGCAAAGAGGAAAGAGGACATTTTGTGACCAAAAATGAATTGGAGGCCTCTGCTGTAATTCCGATCACTAGTGATGATGTTGAGAAATCTTCTTTTGCCTCTCTCTCTCCTACATCTAGACCACTTGTGCCACCTGGTTTTCAAAACAATGTTCTTGATAAGAATTCTGGTGTGAAATCCTTGGTTCATCTTCCTTTGTCAGAG GTCAGGAAACCTGTAACTGGGGTAGGCCTCACAGATCCTGAAGCCAACCTTGTCAAAAATAATTCGAAAGATGGTTTAGAGCAACAGCTGTCGCAGGAGATTAATTTAGTTGATGGACAGCCTGCAGAGAAAGATCATATATCCCACGGATCTAGTCATTCCAATTTTCTTGGAACCCTGGATGACTTTGGGATAGTCGAACTTGATGCCAAAATATCAGAGGATGTTGTTGGTGAATCCAATCAAAATTATTCTACTTCAGTGTTGGAGAACTTTTTTGGCAGCACATTATCTATGAATTCCTGTGGTTCTACTTCATCTGAG CATCATGATAGTAAACATGATGATACATGGCACCCCGACTCTGTCCGGTCTTCGAAGTTTGCCCAATGGTTTTTCGATGAAG AAGTTAAGTCTGTTGACACGTCATCTGGGAGGCCAAATGATATATTATCACTAATAATCAGTGGTGATAAAGGTAGATGTCAGGTTTCTGACTCAGAAGCAGCTGAGCGCTTTCCACCTGATTTCTCTTCTAAAACATCTGAACAATCAGATCCGTTTAAATTAGACATCATGACTTCTGATAATGCGGTCGCTAACCAGCTAAGAGTTAATAACGATGAGGAGTCTATTCCGGCCGTGCTTACCTGTGAAGACCTTGAACAATCAATTTTATCGGAGTTCAGTGCAAAAAGTACAGTTGGGCTCTTAGCATCAAAAGGTTCGAGTTCAAGTTGTGCAAATACTGAACAACAAAATGTGCATGTCGATGGCCATGCATCTGTACACCTGCTTTCTCTTTTGCAAAAGGGAACCGAACGGATTGTGAACTCTGGTGTTGATATCGATTTAGGAGATAAAATAGCAGGTTCTCAAGAATATAATGTGGAGACGACAGTCAATAGACCTAAATGGGATGAGAACAATAGTAATGTCCCCAGTTCGGTTAATACCCTGACACTTGAAACACTCTTTGGAACTGCTTTTATGAATGAGCTACAATCAGTTGAAGCACCTGTTTCTGTCCAAAGAGGCTCAATCGGGTCTGCTCAAGTTGATGCTTCAGACCCTCCTGGATTGCCCTTTCCAGTCTCAGATGATGGTCTTTCTTCCCCTAGACGCAATGAATTTGGCTTGCAAAGACCAAGTCATGACTATGGTATTTTGGCTTCAAATCACAAACAGCAGATAAATATGAGTAAGGCTGAGAACTGGAAGGGCTTTGCTAATCCATTAGCTGATATAACTTCATCAAAGCATCATTCAGAAGCAGCTCCAATGCACATTGGGTTTCAAGAGGGTGCTGAAACTCAGCTGCCTGAATTGAGCTCCATTTCTTCAAGCGATCCTCGTGACCACTGGATGTCAAGATTTATGTCCATTGGTAGTTCGAGTAATAATGTGAACTCTTCTTTAGATGGACATGCTGATATAATGGACAAACTGGCAGCTATCAGTTCTCTTAAAGATCAGCAACTCATGGGAGGCTTGGAAAAACGACACTTCGTACGCGATCCTTATGAACAAATGGAGCCTCACAATGCCTATCGCAGCGTTCAGATGCAGCAATCTTTACCGCAGTTTCAGACGCCACAAATGTCACAAGTGAGGCCGTTATATCATCAGTTGGAGTCACATCCTGCTCATATGAATCCTCAGATGAGGTTACGGGGTCCTGAAACCATGTTTAACAATGATTCTCTAGCCAGTCATCAAATTCAGTCAAATATGGGCCGACCTTTTCCTCACCAGAATGTTAGGGTCGCAGGATTTGAGATTCCATCACATCATTCAGCTTTGCATCAGCAGATGCAAATATCGCGAAACCATCCTCCTCACATCTTACCTGACTTCTCAAGGGGTGGCAATCAAGCAGCTTACTTTTTGCCGGAACTGAATAAGATGCAAAATTACCCTTTCGGGCATCATACACCAAAAATGGGCAGCCGTGGGGTGCCTTTTACAG ATATCAATTCTGGAGGCAATCCTTCTGAGGCTCTTCTGAGGTTAATAGAAATGGAGCGTCGTGCGAACTCAAAGCAGTCCCACCCTTTTGCCACTAGCCATAACAGTGGAAATCATGGGTATGAACCAAACTTGGATTTCCAATATAGATAG